One window of the Pirellulales bacterium genome contains the following:
- a CDS encoding DUF1800 domain-containing protein — KFYQTQILHQQNETLRKYGDKFDGLLRGIVHDPAMILYLDNQLNVKGRGNENLGREVLELFTLGRDQGYSEQDLRELARALTGYTYVGHTNQFRFNGSAYDEGPKTILGRTGNFSADEAVDIILEHPSTARYVAKKLFEFFAHRHPSDDVVERLAQVLRSNSYDLAPVLKNLFESEEFYGEQAMGTAIKSPVELMVGTVRIVGMKQVDYNAMDSSLQAMGQTLYQPPNVGGWEEGHSWLSADRVLLRYNAVADLVEQPQLELAQSLEGKVSNAAELVNHLTRACLVADLSDAQRQTLVAYVGALPPPAEWAQHRAELNAKLRGLLALMMSTPEYQMN; from the coding sequence AAGTTTTATCAAACGCAGATCTTGCACCAGCAAAACGAGACGCTTCGCAAGTACGGTGACAAATTCGACGGCCTGTTACGCGGAATCGTGCACGACCCGGCGATGATCCTGTACCTCGACAACCAGTTGAACGTGAAAGGACGCGGCAACGAAAACCTAGGGCGGGAAGTTCTCGAATTATTCACGCTCGGTCGCGATCAAGGCTATAGCGAACAAGATCTGCGCGAACTTGCGCGGGCACTGACGGGGTACACCTACGTTGGCCACACGAACCAGTTTCGCTTCAACGGTTCGGCATATGACGAGGGTCCGAAGACGATTCTCGGGCGCACCGGAAACTTCAGTGCGGATGAGGCCGTTGATATCATTCTGGAGCATCCGTCAACGGCCCGTTACGTGGCCAAGAAACTGTTCGAGTTCTTTGCGCATCGGCATCCCAGCGATGATGTGGTTGAGCGACTTGCGCAGGTGCTCCGCTCGAACAGCTATGATCTGGCGCCCGTGCTCAAAAATCTTTTTGAATCGGAGGAATTCTACGGCGAACAGGCCATGGGTACAGCCATTAAGAGTCCGGTCGAACTTATGGTGGGCACGGTACGCATCGTGGGCATGAAACAAGTGGACTACAACGCCATGGATTCCTCGCTCCAGGCGATGGGGCAAACGTTGTACCAGCCACCGAACGTTGGTGGCTGGGAGGAAGGGCATTCCTGGCTTAGTGCAGATCGGGTGTTGCTGCGTTACAACGCGGTAGCTGACCTCGTCGAACAGCCGCAGCTCGAACTCGCGCAGTCGCTCGAAGGCAAAGTGAGCAATGCGGCGGAACTCGTCAATCATTTGACGCGAGCCTGCCTGGTCGCAGACCTTTCGGATGCCCAGCGGCAGACGCTCGTGGCCTACGTGGGCGCGCTGCCACCGCCCGCCGAATGGGCCCAGCATCGTGCCGAGCTCAATGCCAAGCTCCGCGGTCTGCTGGCGCTGATGATGAGCACGCCAGAGTACCAAATGAATTGA